The window AGGATCCTTATGTCAAGGAGCTGACTAGGAGAACGATAGATATGCAGACTAAGGAGCAGTTATTAGAGTTTCTGCAAGGATTGGATGGAGAATGGCTTAGcaaaaggaagaagaggaaagtTGTAGCAGCGAGTGCGCTCGGAGATTTTTTGCCAAGCGGATGGAAACTCATGCTTTGTATGAAGAAGAGAGCTGGGTACTTCTGGATCGTTTGTAGAAGATTCATAAGGTTTTTAACAATTTTGTTTTGAGATTTTATACATCATTCTAGATTTTTGTAGGTTTATGTTTATTCTTTTATCCAAATGCACGATGCAATTGATTTTTGTTTGTGCctacaatatatataaataattgctGTTGACTGTGATTGGGATAATGTGTGTAGTACATAAATTCCAATTAGAAGAAAAATTCAGAAGATGGAAAAAGATGAGCAAGATCTTTGGGTGCAAAAGCAATTTAGTTTTCCTTTATGAGATTTATTTGGTGCTTTGCATATGAACAAGATCTATTTTCTTGGATACTTTATAGAGAGCCAAATGATTTCTCAACTTCTGTCAGCATTTAAATTTAGGTGATATTTATGCTTGTTTTGCCATGTTCTGGAGTGCTTATGCATTATACTGTAGTTGCAGCATATGTATCTCTCTTATTATCATTTCTTTACTATTTTCCACCTTTAAGAACTCTCCATAGATAGATTATACTGGTTAACAACTTTAGGTGCCACGTAGGAAAAATAACAACTAAAGTTTACATCCCATTAGGAGCTATTGTTACTTCATAATTTTGTggggtaaaaaaaatattaattaaaattggaCTGTTACACATGTTGCTGTAATAATTGGACTGAAACAACATTTTACCCACTAAATAAAGCAGTATTTTCTGCTTTCGCAGGTGCCAGACGCGCTGAGTCTGGTGTGTGTGTTACACGCGCGCCTGCGTGATGCCCACCTTTTGCTATTTTGTCTCATAAAGAGTAAATTGTGGCTGATAAATTGGTCCTTAACAAAAAAAGGAACAAACTAAATTTAGTAACATCTACTCTAGTGGTTGGTTGTTACCAATCTTAGTTTAGTAACAAGGAAATCAGACCCATTAGACATGCTTATCTTCTTATTCTTTTCCATGTTTGACACCTGACAGATCTCTGGTAGCATATAGGGAATACAATAATAATCTTTTGACATTCTTTTCCAATTATTCTCTTTGTTGAGACTGACATTGTATtctttttttagtatatgtcaGTAGATATGTTTTTACGGAGTCTTGTACAGGTATAATTTTAGGCATTTCTTATCTATTAATTCTCTTTAATTTGCTGTTTAAATTTAAATGATCTATGGTTTGTTGTATAACTTCTTATTTATCATTCACATCAAATACCAAATTGAAAGATTTCCTGCCCACCAAATATTTCCTTATGATGCATCTGCATATTTTCTCATTCAAACTAATTAAGGGACGTATGTGTAAGTTTCATGATCTCATTAGTATTGGCAACTTGGAACTTTTCTTACTGGACTTTTGCTTTGATGCTCATTTGAAGTAAAATTTTTCTGTGGTTGATGTTTTAAGTGAAGGAAAGTTGTGTAGTTTAATTGGTGTTCTCTAGACTGGTTCATGAGTTTCCATCTATTGAGATTTTTGTCCAAGTAAAAGATTTTTAATTAGTAATTTTCTGTTAAAGAATCCTAAAAATCCATACGTGAATATATGTCATTTTGTCTTGtaaaaaatgaagaagaagagtgTTGTCTGTTTAGTTCCTTGCTCAATTGGATATACATTAATTGTCAAACGCACTAATGTTTAGTGTTAGGTGCACGGTTCAAGATGTAAATATCCATATGCAACTTGTAGATGGAGAATTATTTTTGTATTTCAGAATTAATTGAATTATGTTGTAGGTGGAAAATCGTGGAATTGTTATACCTGTTTGTTATTGATTATTGCTGAGCTTTAGGAAATTATGTTTAAGTATGGTCTTTTTTAAGCTATATTTTTGAAGAGTCTTACTAGAGTTGCTCATCTGTCTTTAGGTAGGGCACAGACCTTTATCCATGATTTTTCCTTTTGATTTCAGACTTATTCCTTATGCTTGGTTGTGTAACTTTTACCTGTGCTAATTCAACATTATCCAGCCCTAACGGGCAACAGTTTATGTCCTGCAAGGAAGCTTCTTCTTATTTAAATTCCCCACTTGGTCTTCAAGATTCAAGCCAATTAAATTTTGGTCCTGTGGATGGCAATATTCAAATGATAGAAAGAAAATCTTCTGGGAATGTAAGTTCTGTATAACCTTCGTTTTATACTTTTGACTTTCTTCAGAAGTTTGTATTGACAAAGCAGTATTCTACAGGCTTCTGACGTCACCTTTGTTGTTGACAAGAATGAAGGTGCTCTTGTCTGCTGTCCAGAATTCTCCCTTAGTAAATCTGTTGAACATGAGAAGGAACCTATGAAAGTAGGGATTCTTGGACAGGCTGAAACAGTGAGGAGATATAAATGCCATAAATGTACTATGGTTTTTGATGAGCCAGATGACTTGCTACAACACCTGCTATCATCTCATCAAAAGACTCCAAAGAGGCTTAGACAAGAAACATCTACTAACGAAGCGGTGATAATTAATAATGGAAAGTATGAATGTCAATTTTGTCACAAGTCTTATGATGAAAGGCATCGGTATAATGGTCACCTTGGGAACCACATAAAAGACTATTTTAAGAGAATTCAAGCTTCAGGTGAAACTGTTGGAATCAAAAGAAGCAGTATGCCTCCATCTGTTGCAGTTCATCCCAGTGCCATGAAGATTCAAGAATCAACTGAAATTGATATAGGTTCTGTTGTCATAACTTCCAATATCCAAAGCAATGGTCAAATAAGTTGTGCTGTTCCGAACTGTGAGATGAAAGAAAATGATACTAAGGAATCTTACTGTGGGAAGCAGGGTTTAGTTTGTAGCATGATTGATGATAAATCAGGAGATtcaaatgatattgttgttgttgaAACTAAAAGTGTCCAGGAAGGTTCTCCCAAATGTTCATTTGCTGCAGTTGGAACGAAGCAAATGTGTGCACCTTATAATAATGAGAATCAGCTAGATGAGAACTTGATTGAAGGACATGCTCAAGAATTGGGTTCTGATAATAATTTAGTTGCTGCGAGCTCTATAGAAAATAGTGAAAATATCAAGGATAGATGTCTTTCTAGTGCAATAAATAGCGTCGAAAATCATGATAGGGACTTCGGTGGGGAAGATAATGCAAGAACTGTTTTGGGAAATAATTGCTCATCACAAGAGGATGTTGTAGCCAATGGCAAGGATCAGAGAAATATTCCTTCTGCTAATGACCAAAGATATGCTTCTGTAAATGATGTGCATGGGCTTTCAGCTTCCACTACAATGACTTATGAAAGAGGTTCTCAAGTGGGTCTATCTTCACCCTTCGATGAGAAAATAGGTATGTCAAATGATAAGGTGAGCCAAGATTCTACTACCACAATGAAAGAGTCCAGGTATGATGACATGGGTGGTTCTAGCAAGAATGTGCTAACAGTTGGTTTTGGAAGCAACAATGTGACTGTTGAGGATTTTGTTACTGACATTGAACTGGATAGCAGCAGAAGCCGCTTAGTTATTCCAACATGGATTGATCAGACATGTTATACAGAAAATGAAATGAATGGAACTCACAGATGCACAATAAAGAAACATGGGCAAGAAAGGAAATCTGAAGGCGAACAACTTACTTTATTTGGTTCTGAGCAATACCTTGGCTCTGAAAATACAATAGCTAAGGTGTCTAATGATACAACAAAGGTGCCCAATCATGATGAAGTCCTGCATTTTCAGAATAGAATGCATATGAAAGGAGTTAATCTAATTGCAGCACAAGTAACTGCTGCTGAGCTAGAAAGCAGCTCTGGCAATTCTTTGCTTGTTCCATCTGGTAATGAACTGACATTTTCTATGAAGGAGAATAGAGTACTGAATGGTGCACCAAAGAACCTTGTTCAAGATTTAAATTCTGATAGCAGTTCACATAAACCTTCTTGTGATGACCAGATTTTTAATTATGAGAACAATGTGAATATGGTCTCTTCGGTTACAGTGGATCAGCCTAAAGATAAAGAAGTTAAAAGCTTTCCTAAAGGGGATACGCATATTGCTTTTGACTATAGCCACATGGAATGGGATGCAGATGTTAAAAGTACCATACAAGAAAGTTATTCTAGAGACTGTTCCCTTGTTACTTCTGGAAGTCAATTGAATGCTGCTGAAGCTAATTTAACTGGTCTATACTGTAGTCCTCTTGATGAGCAGAAACGGGCTTCCGCAAAGGACTTGCTTCATCTCTCTAATAGTGTAGACGAGTGGAGTGCTGGGCGTAATTCAGGCAGGGGTTTCACAGGTGAAGATAGAAAGAAGTTAGAGATTGTTAGGCCTCGGAAGAATGAAGCAGTTACTGGTTTAGGAAGCAATATCCAAGCTAATGAAAATGTCATATCTGAGCTTATGTGGAAACATGATGAAGAAAATGACTTGCTTGGCAGTTTCACCGATACTTCTTGTCGACTTGCACATTCATCAGGTTGTTTTACCACATATGATCTAATGTCAGATAAGGTATGAGATATGACAACTTTTAAAGTTACTGTAAGCTATGAAAATGCAATTATTCATAAGTATTAGCAAATGTCCATAAAAAAGTAGTATTGGCAAATGTTTATGGGGTTTGCTGTTCCTGTTGCAAGTTTTTTAATGTTGATAATATGTTTATCTTAAGATGTATTGAATTTGATGTTATATCAACAACCTGAACAAATATCAGGTGGTTGGACAGCTATTCGGATCCTTCTTTTTCAATTACGAATCATATTTTTGACAGAACTGGAAAAGAGAAATCTGGATAGTTGAGTTCAATTAGTTGGTATTAAGGCTTGGTTATTGTTGTTTTCAAATAGGAACTAATATGTAACAGTACTACTAGTGAAGTAATATCTGTCGGACTAGTATTAAGAGGCAATACTAGTGACTTCTCTGTAACTCTTTAAGGGATGTGAAATTTATTGAGTGAACTGCAAAAATTGTCCATAGTTGTACGAGTGatccccgaatcatttcgggactaaggctttgttgttgttgttgttgttgagttGTACGAGTGATATAAAATCAGTTATAATTTTCAAAGGAAATGTTTTCACTTTCGATTTTTTGCTATGGAATAATTTGGATTCTTTTTTCAAATAGGATTCTGTAACCATATTGGTAGTAAAAGTAGTGCACTAATATCCTATGCACTAGAAGTATAAGGTGATAACATTAGTCTTACACTTTTCTTTTGTTACTCTAGTTATTTCTTTTCATTCAAAACTTTCACCCTCTTAAAATGCTTTATAATGTACTCTACGTATGCGCTCATATTTTGTTGAACAGTTTCTTGgtttatttagttttttataTTCTATTTGGAATTGCATCCTTTACAAAATGGTTTCATATTGAGTGTTGATGTGCTTTGACCTTTTCTCTTGTATTTGTGTTTATCTTCTCTTTTCTCTTATTCATATTCTATGAGTTACAGCGATGCATGAGGTGTTTCATTGCACATTTTCAATGTTAGTTGTGTATAAATTGTAATATTTACTTAGACAGAGGGATACTAAATGTTGAAAAGTCTTATGGGATTTTAGCAGGTTGACCAAAGATTGCTGATGAAGCTAATTTTTTCACGCGTTTGATGACCCGTGGTGTGT of the Euphorbia lathyris chromosome 7, ddEupLath1.1, whole genome shotgun sequence genome contains:
- the LOC136235207 gene encoding uncharacterized protein → MATAAVDSSAPDHHLNHLHSESIPIIDLHLLSQSELFSLSLCSSSSSLQHHQNDPDVSTLKIDRSVFNESAGGRKQTFSRLRLAPRNNSQLSPSSSINASIPYQTAELTSDEDSAQIVGLLKSLFGGKSDEVKKIGDNLVSVPVQYNGYLEWNDAVQNVAVGVSDCNGNAEVKELAVEDSTSRKRKRGRPRRDESNNNLNKIIDRTASNENVKVDKKEESVRTNMNATKEKLEEFGNMEDPYVKELTRRTIDMQTKEQLLEFLQGLDGEWLSKRKKRKVVAASALGDFLPSGWKLMLCMKKRAGYFWIVCRRFISPNGQQFMSCKEASSYLNSPLGLQDSSQLNFGPVDGNIQMIERKSSGNASDVTFVVDKNEGALVCCPEFSLSKSVEHEKEPMKVGILGQAETVRRYKCHKCTMVFDEPDDLLQHLLSSHQKTPKRLRQETSTNEAVIINNGKYECQFCHKSYDERHRYNGHLGNHIKDYFKRIQASGETVGIKRSSMPPSVAVHPSAMKIQESTEIDIGSVVITSNIQSNGQISCAVPNCEMKENDTKESYCGKQGLVCSMIDDKSGDSNDIVVVETKSVQEGSPKCSFAAVGTKQMCAPYNNENQLDENLIEGHAQELGSDNNLVAASSIENSENIKDRCLSSAINSVENHDRDFGGEDNARTVLGNNCSSQEDVVANGKDQRNIPSANDQRYASVNDVHGLSASTTMTYERGSQVGLSSPFDEKIGMSNDKVSQDSTTTMKESRYDDMGGSSKNVLTVGFGSNNVTVEDFVTDIELDSSRSRLVIPTWIDQTCYTENEMNGTHRCTIKKHGQERKSEGEQLTLFGSEQYLGSENTIAKVSNDTTKVPNHDEVLHFQNRMHMKGVNLIAAQVTAAELESSSGNSLLVPSGNELTFSMKENRVLNGAPKNLVQDLNSDSSSHKPSCDDQIFNYENNVNMVSSVTVDQPKDKEVKSFPKGDTHIAFDYSHMEWDADVKSTIQESYSRDCSLVTSGSQLNAAEANLTGLYCSPLDEQKRASAKDLLHLSNSVDEWSAGRNSGRGFTGEDRKKLEIVRPRKNEAVTGLGSNIQANENVISELMWKHDEENDLLGSFTDTSCRLAHSSGCFTTYDLMSDKGGNEIFGEKFSGISGFEGFRSGNMENMEYNFMSNHSEEAKVFSGDTEIAQGLGTSAWLEKEALPLLPKIASRRRVPALCVWCKNEFHYEDFESETQIGSLSFTCAACKAKFSGNFNLL